A single Micromonospora luteifusca DNA region contains:
- a CDS encoding endonuclease/exonuclease/phosphatase family protein, with product MLCWLTVVPTALWAAVRLAGLDRGPLVQALAFTPYVAGFSVLTLALALALRRWWPAAVAALAAVALVGVVAPRALAAPQPAAAGPTVRLLTANLLAGSGDAGTLVELVRRHEVDVLTVQEFTPEAQAALDQLGLDRLLPYRQLNPEIGTPGSGLYSRWPVTDVGLRRNLNGWGFTQAYGTVAVPGAPPVRVESAHPSAPYALDQVRPWRADLNAQPPATPDGGLQILAGDFNATLDHSPLRALLRSGYVDAADAAGMGLTGTWGPYDGDLIPPVTIDHVLVDRRIAVRSVRVLALPGSDHRPVLATLTLPTP from the coding sequence GTGCTCTGCTGGCTGACGGTCGTACCGACCGCCCTCTGGGCCGCCGTCCGCCTGGCCGGTCTGGACCGGGGGCCGCTGGTGCAGGCGCTCGCCTTCACGCCGTACGTCGCCGGCTTCAGCGTGCTCACCCTGGCTCTCGCGCTCGCCCTGCGGCGCTGGTGGCCGGCGGCGGTCGCGGCCCTGGCGGCGGTGGCACTGGTCGGCGTCGTCGCCCCCCGGGCGCTGGCCGCGCCGCAGCCGGCGGCTGCCGGACCCACCGTGCGGCTGCTCACCGCCAACCTGCTCGCCGGATCCGGCGACGCGGGGACGCTTGTCGAGCTGGTCCGGCGGCACGAGGTGGACGTGCTCACCGTGCAGGAGTTCACGCCGGAGGCGCAGGCCGCCCTGGATCAGCTCGGCCTCGACCGTCTACTGCCCTACCGGCAGCTCAATCCGGAGATCGGCACACCCGGCTCCGGGCTCTACTCGCGGTGGCCGGTCACCGACGTCGGCCTTCGGCGCAACCTCAACGGCTGGGGCTTCACCCAGGCGTACGGCACCGTAGCCGTCCCTGGCGCACCCCCGGTTCGCGTCGAGTCGGCCCATCCCTCGGCACCGTACGCGCTGGACCAGGTCCGCCCATGGCGTGCCGACCTGAACGCCCAACCTCCGGCCACCCCGGACGGTGGCCTGCAGATCCTTGCCGGGGACTTCAACGCCACCCTCGACCACAGCCCGCTGCGGGCCCTGCTGCGCAGTGGTTACGTCGACGCCGCCGACGCCGCAGGGATGGGCCTGACCGGAACGTGGGGGCCCTACGACGGTGACCTCATCCCACCGGTGACCATCGACCACGTGCTGGTCGACCGGCGCATAGCGGTCCGCTCGGTGCGGGTGCTCGCCCTGCCCGGCAGCGACCACCGCCCCGTCCTAGCCACCCTGACCCTCCCAACCCCCTAA
- a CDS encoding AAA family ATPase: MTDISDTLASMPTSVDPEPTGVELEQTLFEVKRVIVGQDRLVQRLLTALIANGHCLLEGVPGVAKTLAAQTLATVVGGTFTRIQFTPDLVPSDIVGTRIYRASKETFDIELGPIMANLVLADEINRAPAKVQSALLEAMAERQVSIGGRSWPVPEPFLVLATQNPIESEGVYQLPEAQRDRFLMKVVVDYPSDADELAILYRMSTDRPSPRQVLDAQRLRDLQAQAERVFVHHALAEYVVRLILATRDPGRFGLPEIAPLLAYGASPRATLGLVAAARAQALLHGREYVLPEDVRELAVDVLAHRLVLSFDAVADGVSAESVVRRLVEAVPPPRLAAGHPQQAPDLAAA; this comes from the coding sequence GTGACGGACATCTCGGACACCCTGGCCAGCATGCCCACCTCGGTCGATCCCGAGCCGACCGGCGTCGAGCTGGAACAGACCCTCTTCGAGGTCAAACGCGTGATCGTCGGGCAGGATCGGCTCGTCCAACGCCTGCTCACCGCACTGATCGCCAACGGGCACTGCCTCCTGGAGGGCGTGCCCGGGGTGGCCAAGACCCTCGCTGCGCAGACCCTCGCCACCGTGGTCGGCGGCACCTTCACCCGGATCCAGTTCACCCCGGACCTGGTCCCCAGCGACATCGTCGGCACCCGGATCTATCGGGCCTCCAAGGAGACCTTCGACATCGAACTGGGCCCGATCATGGCCAACCTGGTGCTGGCCGACGAGATCAACCGTGCTCCGGCCAAGGTGCAGTCCGCGCTGCTGGAGGCGATGGCCGAACGGCAGGTCTCCATCGGCGGGCGCAGCTGGCCGGTCCCGGAGCCGTTCCTGGTGCTGGCCACCCAGAACCCGATCGAGTCCGAGGGCGTCTACCAGCTTCCGGAGGCGCAGCGCGACCGGTTCCTGATGAAGGTGGTGGTCGACTACCCCAGCGACGCCGACGAACTGGCCATCCTCTATCGGATGAGCACCGACCGGCCGAGCCCGCGCCAGGTGCTCGACGCGCAACGGCTGCGGGACCTCCAGGCCCAGGCCGAGAGGGTCTTCGTCCACCACGCGTTGGCCGAGTACGTGGTGCGGCTGATTCTCGCCACCCGGGACCCGGGCCGGTTCGGGCTGCCGGAGATCGCCCCGCTGCTGGCGTACGGTGCCAGCCCACGGGCCACCCTGGGCCTCGTCGCGGCTGCCCGGGCTCAGGCTCTGCTGCACGGGCGGGAGTACGTGCTGCCCGAGGACGTCCGGGAGTTGGCCGTCGACGTCCTCGCCCACCGGCTGGTGCTCTCGTTCGACGCCGTGGCCGACGGTGTGTCGGCCGAGAGCGTGGTGCGGCGGCTGGTCGAGGCGGTGCCGCCGCCCCGGCTGGCGGCCGGGCACCCACAGCAGGCCCCGGATCTGGCGGCGGCATGA
- a CDS encoding DUF58 domain-containing protein has translation MRRANVAPTAAPADPGLAELAPDQRLRRLELTVTRRLNGLLHGQYRGLLPGPGSEPAGSREYRPGEDEVRRMDWAVTARTAVPHVRQVDADRELTTWLLVDGSASMEFGTAELDKRELAVAAVAAVGFLTAGVGNRLGAQVLRADGVRRFPARSGRTHLLALLRALLAAPRPDPTAGRPGWAAGAAAESPDLTDGLDALHRIANRRGLVVVVSDFFDGLPDDPGQPVPWERTLRRLAARHQVLAIEVTDPRELELPDVGLITLVDPETGRRREVCTSDRRLRERYAEAASAQREQVHEALRRSGAAHLALRTDRDWSADIVRHVHAQRRLAAAPAGRPRGGAA, from the coding sequence ATGAGACGCGCGAACGTCGCGCCGACCGCTGCGCCGGCTGATCCCGGCCTGGCCGAGCTGGCCCCCGACCAGCGGTTGCGCCGTCTGGAGTTGACCGTCACGCGTCGACTGAACGGCCTGCTGCACGGCCAGTACCGCGGCCTGCTGCCCGGCCCGGGCAGTGAACCGGCCGGCAGCCGCGAATACCGGCCGGGCGAGGACGAGGTCCGTCGGATGGACTGGGCGGTGACGGCCCGCACCGCCGTGCCACACGTCCGTCAGGTCGACGCCGACCGGGAACTGACCACCTGGCTGCTGGTCGACGGCAGCGCCAGCATGGAGTTCGGCACCGCCGAACTGGACAAGCGGGAACTGGCGGTGGCCGCGGTCGCGGCGGTGGGCTTCCTGACCGCGGGCGTCGGCAACCGCCTCGGCGCCCAGGTGCTGCGTGCCGACGGGGTACGCCGATTCCCGGCCCGCAGCGGGCGTACCCATCTGCTTGCCCTGCTCCGCGCGCTGCTCGCCGCCCCCCGCCCGGACCCGACCGCCGGCCGGCCGGGGTGGGCGGCCGGGGCGGCGGCCGAGTCGCCCGACCTGACGGACGGGCTCGACGCGTTGCACCGGATCGCCAACCGACGCGGGTTGGTCGTGGTGGTCTCCGACTTCTTCGACGGCCTGCCCGACGACCCCGGCCAGCCGGTGCCCTGGGAGCGGACCTTGCGTCGGCTGGCCGCCCGGCACCAGGTGCTGGCGATCGAGGTGACCGATCCGCGTGAGCTGGAGCTACCGGACGTCGGCCTGATCACGCTCGTCGACCCGGAGACCGGCCGCCGCCGCGAAGTGTGCACATCGGACCGCCGGCTTCGCGAGCGGTACGCCGAGGCCGCCTCCGCCCAGCGCGAGCAGGTCCACGAGGCGTTGCGCCGCAGTGGGGCCGCCCACCTGGCCCTGCGCACCGATCGGGACTGGAGCGCGGACATCGTTCGGCACGTACACGCACAGCGTCGGCTGGCGGCCGCGCCGGCCGGCCGGCCACGGGGAGGTGCCGCGTGA
- a CDS encoding VWA domain-containing protein, whose translation MIWQSPLRLWLLLGVLALVVAYLVMQRGRSRYAVRFTNLRLLDRVAPERPAWRRHVPAGLFLAMLALLVVGFARPSAEVRVPRERATVMVAVDVSTSMLATDVEPDRLAAAKDAARRFVEGLPDEFNVGLVAFAGSAAVLVPPGTDRDALDEGIGRLAEGITGVQGTAIGEAINTSLGAVKSLDSAAAKETPPARIILLSDGANTSGMDPMEAAAEAVTAEVPVHAISFGTPSGFVDRGGRPIQVPVDGQTLKAVAEETGGMFHEASTTDELRAVYDDIGSSVGYRTERQDVSARFIGLGLVFAMGAAVGSMRWFSRLP comes from the coding sequence GTGATCTGGCAGTCGCCGCTGCGGCTCTGGTTGCTGCTCGGCGTGCTCGCCCTGGTCGTCGCGTACCTGGTGATGCAGCGGGGACGCAGCCGGTACGCCGTCCGCTTCACCAACCTGCGGCTGCTGGACCGGGTGGCGCCGGAGCGGCCCGCCTGGCGACGACACGTACCGGCCGGGCTCTTCCTGGCCATGCTGGCGCTTCTCGTGGTCGGCTTCGCCCGCCCCAGCGCAGAAGTCCGGGTGCCCCGGGAACGTGCCACGGTGATGGTGGCGGTGGACGTGTCCACGTCGATGCTCGCCACCGACGTCGAGCCGGACCGGTTGGCCGCGGCGAAGGATGCGGCCCGGCGCTTCGTCGAGGGCCTGCCCGACGAGTTCAACGTGGGCCTCGTCGCGTTCGCCGGAAGCGCGGCCGTGCTGGTGCCGCCGGGCACCGACCGGGACGCCCTCGACGAGGGGATCGGCCGACTCGCCGAGGGAATCACCGGCGTGCAGGGCACGGCGATCGGCGAGGCGATCAACACATCTCTCGGCGCGGTCAAGAGCCTCGACAGTGCGGCCGCGAAGGAGACACCACCGGCCCGGATCATCCTGCTCTCCGACGGCGCCAACACCTCCGGAATGGATCCGATGGAGGCGGCGGCGGAGGCGGTGACGGCGGAGGTGCCGGTGCACGCCATCTCCTTCGGCACCCCGTCCGGGTTCGTGGACCGGGGTGGACGGCCCATCCAGGTGCCGGTCGACGGGCAGACCCTCAAGGCGGTCGCCGAGGAGACCGGCGGGATGTTCCACGAGGCCAGCACCACCGACGAACTGCGGGCCGTCTACGACGACATCGGCAGCTCGGTCGGCTACCGCACCGAGCGGCAGGACGTTTCGGCTCGGTTCATCGGTCTCGGACTGGTGTTCGCGATGGGTGCCGCCGTCGGCTCGATGCGCTGGTTCTCCCGGCTGCCCTGA
- a CDS encoding S1C family serine protease encodes MAVQTGLGEPRGPWFISPELDPDGRGWWDAPERDPGGRRPRRLLAALAVVAVSALSGAVAGGVVAARDGAPGPAAASAAPVPAELVTAAERTVPGVVSVLAGGANGGSATGSGFAVDDQQHLITNDHILAKAGGGPVTVELPDGRRFAAEVVGREPRSDLAVLKVPAAAGLTPLPLAKPGATRVGEPVLAVGSPLGLAGTVTAGIVSALDRQVRLGDNRHSAVQTDASINPGNSGGPLVNARGEVVGVNTAIATIDGNGSIGIGFAIPIDQVQQTADTIIGKGG; translated from the coding sequence ATGGCAGTGCAGACCGGACTGGGCGAACCGCGTGGTCCCTGGTTCATCTCACCCGAACTCGACCCGGACGGGCGCGGGTGGTGGGACGCGCCCGAGCGAGACCCGGGCGGGCGACGGCCTCGACGGCTGCTCGCCGCGCTGGCCGTGGTGGCGGTCTCCGCCCTCTCCGGCGCCGTCGCCGGTGGTGTGGTGGCCGCCCGGGACGGCGCTCCGGGCCCGGCTGCGGCGTCCGCCGCACCGGTGCCGGCCGAGTTGGTCACCGCGGCTGAGCGGACCGTACCCGGGGTGGTGTCGGTGCTGGCCGGCGGTGCGAACGGCGGGTCCGCGACCGGCTCGGGCTTTGCCGTGGACGACCAGCAGCATCTGATCACCAACGATCACATCCTGGCCAAGGCGGGCGGCGGGCCGGTGACCGTCGAGCTGCCCGACGGTCGCCGGTTCGCCGCCGAGGTGGTCGGACGCGAGCCGCGCAGCGACCTGGCGGTGTTGAAGGTGCCGGCAGCGGCGGGTCTCACCCCGTTGCCACTGGCCAAGCCGGGCGCGACCCGGGTCGGTGAGCCGGTGCTCGCGGTGGGCTCGCCGCTCGGTCTGGCCGGCACCGTCACCGCGGGCATCGTCAGCGCGTTGGACCGCCAGGTACGGCTGGGCGACAACCGGCACAGTGCGGTGCAGACCGACGCGTCCATCAACCCCGGTAACTCGGGTGGACCACTGGTCAACGCCCGCGGGGAGGTGGTCGGGGTGAACACCGCGATCGCCACCATCGACGGGAATGGCTCGATCGGCATCGGGTTCGCGATCCCGATCGACCAGGTGCAGCAGACCGCCGACACGATCATCGGCAAGGGTGGCTGA
- the arfB gene encoding alternative ribosome rescue aminoacyl-tRNA hydrolase ArfB: MDDGLRVTDRWVVPAGELRERFSRSSGPGGQGVNTADSRVELSYDVANAPSVPEWLRSRALARLANRLVDGVLTIAASEHRAQLANREAARERMTALLREAAAPPPPPRRATRPSRGAKERRLAEKKRQSQRKRDRRADGD, encoded by the coding sequence GTGGACGACGGACTGCGGGTGACCGACCGGTGGGTCGTCCCTGCCGGGGAGCTGCGGGAGCGCTTCTCCCGCTCGTCGGGGCCGGGTGGGCAGGGTGTGAACACCGCGGACTCCCGGGTCGAGTTGAGCTACGACGTGGCCAACGCGCCGTCCGTGCCCGAGTGGTTGCGATCGCGGGCGTTGGCCCGGCTGGCCAACCGCCTGGTCGACGGGGTGCTGACGATCGCCGCCAGCGAACACCGGGCCCAGTTGGCCAATCGGGAGGCGGCCCGCGAACGGATGACGGCGCTGCTGCGTGAGGCCGCCGCACCTCCACCGCCGCCCCGCCGAGCGACCCGCCCGTCCCGGGGGGCCAAGGAACGCCGGTTGGCCGAGAAGAAACGCCAGTCCCAGCGCAAGCGGGACCGCCGCGCCGACGGCGACTAG
- a CDS encoding 3-methyladenine DNA glycosylase: protein MTAALAPAVLDVAQWQTRRRAHEERVDVWLTPHLARRRRGERHPVADFLFTYYSHRPAQLRRWHPGAGVELRDADPAEFGRDYRATAAGVTLDTDGVRERRGESIAWIRSLLAATAGRAPHFGCFGMHEWAMVYRQTRDELRHNAWPLRLTPERTAAVVEERGVRCSHFDAFRFFTPPARPLNLLTPTRETQHALEQPGCLHANMDLYKWAYKLSPLVDSELVADAFDLARDIRTLDMRASPYDLAALGYPPVRVETPEGRAEYAAAQRAFADRAAVLRDRLLATVPA from the coding sequence GTGACCGCCGCCCTCGCCCCCGCCGTGCTCGACGTGGCCCAGTGGCAGACCCGCCGGCGGGCCCACGAGGAGCGGGTGGACGTCTGGCTGACCCCACACCTGGCCCGCCGGCGGCGCGGTGAGCGGCATCCGGTGGCCGACTTCCTCTTCACCTACTATTCGCACCGCCCGGCCCAGCTCCGTCGCTGGCACCCGGGCGCGGGGGTCGAGCTGCGCGACGCCGATCCGGCCGAGTTCGGCCGGGACTACCGCGCCACCGCCGCCGGGGTCACCCTCGACACCGATGGGGTACGCGAGCGGCGCGGCGAGTCGATCGCCTGGATCCGCTCCCTGCTGGCGGCCACCGCTGGGCGAGCGCCACACTTCGGCTGCTTCGGGATGCACGAGTGGGCGATGGTCTACCGGCAGACCCGTGACGAGCTGCGGCACAACGCCTGGCCGCTGCGGCTGACCCCGGAGCGGACCGCGGCGGTCGTCGAGGAGCGGGGTGTGCGGTGCAGCCACTTCGACGCGTTCCGGTTCTTCACACCGCCGGCCCGGCCGTTGAACCTGCTCACCCCGACCCGGGAGACGCAGCACGCACTCGAACAGCCGGGCTGCCTGCACGCCAACATGGATCTGTACAAGTGGGCGTACAAGTTGTCTCCGCTGGTCGACTCGGAGTTGGTGGCCGACGCGTTCGACCTGGCCAGGGATATCCGGACGCTGGACATGCGGGCCAGCCCATATGACCTGGCGGCGCTCGGTTATCCGCCGGTGCGGGTGGAGACGCCGGAGGGCCGCGCGGAGTACGCGGCGGCGCAGCGCGCGTTCGCCGACCGGGCCGCTGTGCTGCGCGACCGGCTGCTCGCCACCGTTCCGGCCTGA
- a CDS encoding fumarylacetoacetate hydrolase family protein — protein MRIARFAHAKGMSFGAVEGEAGAGPQGLTIAEIEGHPFGKLTFSGARWALSDVRLLSPILPSKVVCVGRNYADHAAELGNDVPKEPLLFLKPSTSVIGPRDAIRLPIFSNQVEHEAELAVVIGAPGARRADRAAAERAIFGYTCANDVTARDLQRSDGQWTRAKGFDSFCPIGPWITTGLDVSDLEIRCEVGRNPEEMEVRQLGRTKDMVFDVVGLVSYISHVMTLLPGDVVLTGTPAGVSPLVEGDTVTVRIEGIGELTNPVVPVA, from the coding sequence GTGCGTATCGCTCGTTTCGCCCATGCCAAGGGAATGTCGTTCGGTGCCGTCGAAGGCGAAGCGGGGGCCGGGCCGCAGGGCCTGACCATCGCCGAGATCGAGGGCCACCCGTTCGGCAAACTCACCTTCAGCGGGGCCCGTTGGGCCCTCTCCGACGTTCGGCTGCTATCGCCGATCCTGCCCAGCAAGGTCGTCTGCGTCGGTCGCAACTACGCCGACCATGCCGCCGAACTCGGCAACGACGTGCCCAAGGAGCCGCTGCTCTTCCTCAAGCCCTCCACCTCGGTGATCGGCCCCCGAGATGCCATCCGACTGCCGATCTTCTCGAATCAGGTCGAGCACGAGGCCGAACTGGCGGTCGTGATCGGGGCGCCGGGTGCGCGCCGCGCCGACCGGGCCGCCGCCGAACGCGCCATCTTCGGCTACACCTGCGCCAACGACGTCACCGCTCGGGACCTCCAGCGTTCCGACGGGCAGTGGACCCGGGCGAAGGGCTTCGACTCGTTCTGCCCGATCGGCCCGTGGATCACCACCGGTCTGGACGTCTCCGACCTGGAGATCCGGTGTGAGGTCGGTCGCAATCCGGAGGAGATGGAGGTACGCCAGCTCGGCCGGACGAAGGACATGGTCTTCGACGTGGTGGGCCTCGTGTCGTACATCTCGCACGTGATGACCCTGCTGCCCGGCGACGTCGTTCTCACCGGCACTCCGGCAGGGGTTAGCCCGCTTGTCGAAGGGGATACCGTCACCGTGCGGATCGAGGGCATCGGCGAGCTCACCAACCCGGTGGTTCCCGTCGCCTGA
- a CDS encoding IclR family transcriptional regulator: MSGVGVLDKAVVILAACVDGASLAELVDRTKLPRATAHRLAQALEIHRMLVRDTQGRWRPGPRLGELANAAPDVLLTAAEPLLAALRDATGESAQLYLRRADERICVAAAERASGLRDTVPVGSVLPMTAGSAAQILLAWEPPEAVMPLLPRSKFTGRTLAEVRRRGWAQSVAEREAGVASVSAPIRDRTGRVIASVSISGPIERLGRRPGERHAMAVVRAGQRLSGL; encoded by the coding sequence ATGAGCGGTGTCGGCGTTCTCGACAAGGCGGTGGTCATCCTGGCCGCCTGCGTCGACGGCGCCAGCCTGGCCGAACTCGTTGATCGCACCAAGCTGCCCCGAGCCACCGCACATCGGCTGGCCCAGGCACTGGAGATACACCGGATGCTGGTGCGGGACACCCAGGGCAGGTGGCGCCCCGGGCCCCGTCTGGGCGAGTTGGCCAACGCCGCACCGGACGTTCTGCTGACCGCCGCCGAGCCGCTGCTGGCCGCGCTGCGTGACGCCACCGGTGAGAGCGCACAGCTCTACCTGCGCCGCGCCGACGAACGGATCTGCGTGGCCGCGGCAGAGCGCGCCAGCGGCCTGCGGGACACCGTGCCGGTCGGCTCGGTGCTGCCGATGACCGCCGGCTCCGCAGCCCAGATCCTGCTCGCCTGGGAGCCGCCGGAGGCGGTGATGCCGCTGCTGCCGCGCAGCAAGTTCACCGGCCGCACCCTCGCCGAGGTGCGCCGCCGTGGCTGGGCGCAGAGCGTCGCCGAGCGGGAGGCCGGCGTGGCGAGCGTCTCCGCCCCGATCCGCGACCGCACCGGCCGCGTGATCGCCTCGGTAAGCATCTCCGGCCCCATAGAGCGCCTGGGCCGCCGCCCCGGCGAACGCCACGCCATGGCAGTAGTACGAGCCGGCCAACGCCTATCCGGCCTCTAA
- the leuC gene encoding 3-isopropylmalate dehydratase large subunit has protein sequence MVGVTPEPRTLAEKVWDAHVVRSAAGEPDLLFIDLHLLHEVTSPQAFDGLRLAGRRVRRTDLTLATEDHNTPTGYADPAFRLRRGDLLTIEDPTSRTQIETLRRNCAEFGVRLHPLGDDNQGIVHVIGPQLGVTQPGMTIVCGDSHTATHGAFGALAFGIGTSEVEHVLATQTLPQSRPKTMAVNVTGRLAPGVTAKDLVLALITQVGTGGGRGHIVEYRGEAIQALSMEGRMTIANMSIEWGAKAGMIAPDETTFAYLKGRPNAPQGADWDAALAWWRTLPTDEGARFDAEVTLDASRITPFVTWGTNPGQGAPLSAPVPDPEEFTTDSERAAARRALEYMDLRPGTPLRELPIDVVFVGSCTNGRLEDLRAAADVLRGHKVADGVRMLVVPGSAAVREAAEAEGLDKVFADAGAEWRFAGCSMCLGMNPDTLKPGERSASTSNRNFEGRQGRGGRTHLVSPPVAAATAVVGRLAAPADL, from the coding sequence ATGGTGGGAGTCACTCCTGAGCCGAGGACCCTGGCCGAAAAGGTCTGGGACGCGCACGTCGTACGGTCCGCCGCTGGTGAGCCGGACCTGCTCTTCATCGACCTGCACCTGCTGCACGAGGTGACCAGCCCGCAGGCGTTCGACGGGCTACGGCTCGCCGGGCGCCGGGTGCGTCGTACCGACCTGACCCTCGCGACCGAGGACCACAACACCCCGACCGGGTACGCCGACCCGGCGTTCCGCCTCCGCCGTGGTGACCTGCTCACCATCGAGGACCCCACGTCGCGTACGCAGATCGAGACGTTGCGCCGTAACTGCGCCGAGTTCGGGGTGCGACTGCACCCGCTCGGTGACGACAACCAGGGCATCGTGCACGTGATCGGCCCGCAGCTCGGTGTCACCCAGCCGGGCATGACGATCGTCTGCGGCGACTCGCACACCGCCACCCACGGCGCGTTCGGCGCGCTCGCCTTCGGCATCGGCACCAGCGAGGTGGAGCACGTGCTGGCCACCCAGACGCTGCCGCAGAGCCGGCCGAAGACGATGGCCGTGAACGTCACCGGCCGCCTCGCGCCCGGCGTCACCGCCAAGGACCTGGTGCTCGCGCTGATCACCCAGGTCGGCACCGGCGGGGGTCGCGGGCACATCGTCGAGTACCGCGGCGAGGCGATCCAGGCCCTCTCGATGGAGGGGCGGATGACCATCGCCAACATGTCCATCGAGTGGGGTGCCAAGGCCGGCATGATCGCGCCGGACGAGACCACCTTCGCGTACCTCAAGGGTCGGCCGAACGCGCCGCAGGGCGCGGACTGGGACGCGGCGTTGGCGTGGTGGCGGACGCTGCCCACCGACGAGGGCGCGCGCTTCGACGCCGAGGTGACCCTGGACGCCAGCCGGATCACGCCGTTCGTCACCTGGGGCACCAACCCGGGGCAGGGTGCGCCGCTGAGTGCGCCGGTGCCGGACCCGGAGGAGTTCACCACCGACTCGGAGCGCGCCGCCGCGCGCCGCGCCCTGGAGTACATGGACCTGCGCCCGGGCACCCCACTGCGGGAGCTGCCCATCGACGTGGTCTTCGTGGGCTCCTGCACCAACGGTCGCCTGGAGGACCTGCGGGCCGCCGCCGACGTGCTGCGCGGCCACAAGGTCGCCGACGGGGTCCGGATGCTCGTGGTGCCCGGTTCCGCCGCCGTACGGGAGGCCGCCGAGGCCGAGGGGCTGGACAAGGTCTTCGCGGACGCCGGGGCCGAGTGGCGGTTCGCTGGCTGCTCCATGTGTCTGGGGATGAACCCCGACACGCTGAAGCCGGGCGAGCGCTCCGCCTCCACCTCGAACCGCAACTTCGAGGGCCGTCAGGGCCGGGGTGGGCGTACCCACCTGGTCTCCCCGCCGGTCGCCGCCGCCACCGCCGTGGTCGGCCGGCTGGCCGCCCCCGCCGACCTGTAG
- the leuD gene encoding 3-isopropylmalate dehydratase small subunit: MDKFTTHTGTAVPLRRSNVDTDQIIPAVYLKRVTRTGFADGLFSAWREDRAFVLNDESYSGASILVAGPEFGTGSSREHAVWALRDWGFRAVVAPRFGDIFRGNALKEGLLPVELELKAVEELWDLIEADPTTPVTVDLTARQLRAGDASWSFPLDDFSRWRLLEGLDDIGLTLRHGTEIDAYEARRLPFLPSVA, translated from the coding sequence ATGGACAAGTTCACCACCCACACCGGCACCGCCGTGCCGCTGCGCCGGTCCAACGTGGACACCGATCAGATCATCCCGGCCGTGTACCTCAAGCGGGTGACCCGGACGGGCTTCGCCGACGGCTTGTTCAGCGCCTGGCGGGAAGATCGCGCATTCGTGCTCAACGATGAAAGCTATTCCGGGGCGTCTATCCTCGTCGCCGGCCCGGAGTTCGGCACCGGCTCCTCCCGGGAGCACGCCGTCTGGGCACTCCGGGACTGGGGTTTCCGCGCGGTGGTGGCGCCGCGCTTCGGCGACATCTTCCGCGGCAACGCCCTCAAGGAAGGCCTGTTGCCGGTCGAGTTGGAATTGAAGGCCGTCGAGGAGTTGTGGGATCTGATCGAGGCGGATCCGACCACTCCGGTGACTGTCGACCTGACCGCCCGCCAGCTCCGGGCCGGGGATGCCAGCTGGTCTTTCCCGCTGGACGACTTCAGCCGTTGGCGGCTGCTCGAGGGCTTGGACGACATTGGACTCACCCTCCGGCACGGCACCGAGATCGACGCCTACGAGGCCCGACGATTGCCGTTCCTGCCCTCCGTGGCATAG
- a CDS encoding HU family DNA-binding protein — protein MNKAELIEALAVRLGDRKTATNALEAVLTEVQAAVTKGEKVAITGFGAFEKRVRGARTARNPRTGEAVKVKKTSVPTFRPGAGFKEMVASGKVPKATVATKKTATATATATAKTAGTKAAGTKATAAKAASKKTAPAKAASKKTAPAKASKSTTATKTAASKKTAPAKASKTTTATKTAASKKTTTAAKKTTAATRSTAAKKTTAAASKSTAAKKAPAKKAPAKKAASKR, from the coding sequence GTGAACAAGGCCGAGCTCATCGAGGCGCTCGCCGTTCGCCTGGGGGACCGGAAGACGGCGACGAACGCCCTCGAGGCGGTCCTCACCGAGGTCCAGGCGGCGGTCACCAAGGGCGAGAAGGTGGCGATCACCGGATTCGGAGCATTCGAAAAGCGTGTGCGTGGCGCGCGAACAGCGCGCAACCCTCGTACCGGCGAGGCGGTGAAGGTCAAGAAGACATCCGTGCCGACCTTCCGCCCCGGCGCCGGGTTCAAGGAAATGGTGGCCAGCGGCAAGGTGCCGAAGGCCACGGTGGCGACGAAGAAGACCGCTACCGCTACCGCCACCGCCACGGCCAAGACGGCCGGCACCAAGGCGGCGGGCACCAAGGCAACCGCGGCCAAGGCGGCCAGCAAGAAGACCGCCCCGGCCAAGGCGGCCAGTAAGAAGACCGCCCCGGCCAAGGCGAGCAAGAGCACCACGGCGACCAAGACGGCCGCCAGCAAGAAGACCGCCCCGGCCAAGGCGAGCAAGACCACCACGGCGACCAAGACGGCCGCCAGCAAGAAGACCACTACCGCGGCGAAGAAGACCACCGCGGCGACCAGGTCGACCGCGGCGAAGAAGACCACCGCGGCGGCGAGCAAGAGCACGGCGGCCAAGAAGGCGCCGGCGAAGAAGGCTCCGGCCAAGAAGGCGGCCAGCAAGCGCTGA